A window of Candidatus Bathyarchaeota archaeon contains these coding sequences:
- a CDS encoding amino acid permease, translating into MKASLKRDISMFEATTFGIGIILGAGIYAIIGPAAATAGNSLWLSFVIGAIISSFTGLSYAELSTMFPKAAAEYVYTRRAFKKEFWAFLLGWLIILTGIIAASTVAIGFAGYLRSFVNVPIFIIAMILIALLSIPNYLGIEKSSKLNILFTIIEVSGLVIIILLGMSRFPNVDYLEAPYGFQGILAASALIFFAYIGFEDIVNIAEEMENPIKTIPRALILSILFTTFFYVLIAISVVSLASWSELGASDAPLAFAASKSLGESAFLAISVIALFATANTVLILLIVGSRMVYGMARSGSLSKIFSKVHSKHGTPWVAVLLVMTLSMIFASLGDLKLIAGITNFTAFAIFASVNFTLIWLRYNEPELERPFKVPLNIGRFPLIPFLGLISCIFLVSHLDLLAIFLGILALSSGALVYKLIKK; encoded by the coding sequence ATGAAAGCATCTCTAAAAAGAGATATCAGCATGTTCGAGGCAACTACATTCGGTATTGGTATAATTCTGGGAGCGGGAATTTATGCAATAATAGGTCCCGCAGCAGCTACAGCAGGGAATTCTCTTTGGCTATCCTTTGTAATAGGAGCAATAATAAGCTCATTTACTGGATTAAGTTATGCTGAACTTTCTACAATGTTTCCAAAGGCCGCTGCTGAATATGTCTATACTAGACGAGCATTCAAAAAAGAATTCTGGGCATTTTTATTAGGATGGTTAATAATTCTTACAGGCATTATAGCTGCATCGACAGTAGCTATTGGATTTGCTGGTTATCTTAGATCATTTGTTAATGTTCCAATATTCATAATTGCTATGATTCTAATTGCATTGCTCTCTATCCCGAATTACTTAGGAATTGAAAAATCCTCAAAATTGAATATACTTTTTACAATAATCGAAGTTTCAGGACTAGTCATAATTATATTATTAGGTATGAGTCGATTTCCAAATGTAGACTATTTAGAGGCTCCTTATGGATTTCAAGGAATATTAGCTGCATCTGCGTTAATATTCTTTGCTTATATTGGTTTCGAGGACATAGTGAATATTGCTGAGGAGATGGAGAATCCTATAAAGACCATTCCTAGAGCATTAATCCTATCTATTCTATTTACTACTTTCTTCTACGTTCTAATAGCAATCTCTGTGGTAAGTCTAGCTAGTTGGAGTGAGCTTGGAGCCTCTGATGCCCCACTGGCATTCGCAGCCTCCAAATCCTTAGGAGAAAGTGCCTTCCTGGCTATTTCTGTTATAGCGCTTTTTGCAACAGCAAATACTGTTCTAATTTTATTGATAGTAGGATCAAGAATGGTATATGGTATGGCTAGAAGTGGTTCGCTTTCAAAGATTTTCTCAAAGGTCCATAGCAAACATGGTACACCATGGGTTGCGGTTTTACTGGTGATGACATTATCGATGATTTTTGCTTCATTAGGTGATTTGAAATTAATTGCAGGGATAACGAATTTTACGGCTTTTGCTATCTTTGCTTCAGTTAACTTCACCTTAATTTGGCTTCGGTATAATGAACCTGAACTAGAAAGGCCATTTAAAGTTCCATTAAACATTGGAAGATTTCCATTGATCCCATTCCTTGGTCTAATATCGTGCATATTCCTAGTATCTCACTTAGATCTTTTAGCGATCTTTCTTGGTATCCTTGCACTTTCAAGTGGAGCATTGGTGTACAAATTAATTAAGAAATGA